One part of the Eucalyptus grandis isolate ANBG69807.140 chromosome 10, ASM1654582v1, whole genome shotgun sequence genome encodes these proteins:
- the LOC108955809 gene encoding UPF0481 protein At3g47200 → MDYPLLSPGTETRGTSKAPSTAFALPPDLEPASTGFWKVTVDRNSECMPSDKQAYLKNPCIYRLPAFITDLNPKAYQPHVVSFGPYHHGEKHLLPMEEHKDRARNRFLERSGKSLEPFFESLREAAWDLKESYDALSQEWGEGSEDQFLELMMKDGCFMLEIMRAATIGKENNDYAPNDPIFSFHRLEYITPYIRRDMLMLENQLPMLVLYQLVAVDSNGEERDEYINRTNNLVLSFYSLDTSITEMGRCLHVVDVFRKGRLREPKKVQHKKKNVGPEAGEGDKSSLDTCIPGMGHVLDAFRKCLPKKSTEVQHEIIRSATELKNTGIQFRKSLTCSLKDISFARGVLKLPAIMVDDTTESEFLNLMTFERLHIGTENEITSYTKFMDNIINNEQDVALLHAQGIIQNAIGCDNAVAELFNSLCREVAVGPHSTLDAVQKKISEYCEKPWNRWRANLSHTYFSSPWSSLSVIAAIFLFALTIIQTIFVVLTYY, encoded by the exons atGGATTACCCTCTTCTTTCACCCGGAACAGAAACTCGTGGAACCTCTAAAGCTCCCTCAACCGCGTTCGCTTTGCCACCCGACCTGGAGCCAGCGTCGACGGGGTTCTGGAAGGTCACGGTCGACAGGAACTCGGAGTGCATGCCCTCCGACAAGCAAGCGTACCTGAAGAATCCATGCATCTACAGGCTCCCCGCCTTCATCACCGACCTCAACCCCAAGGCCTACCAGCCACACGTCGTCTCTTTCGGCCCCTACCACCATGGTGAGAAGCACCTCCTCCCCATGGAGGAACACAAGGACCGTGCGCGCAACCGCTTCCTCGAGCGGTCTGGGAAGTCCCTTGAGCCCTTTTTCGAGTCCCTGAGGGAGGCAGCGTGGGACCTCAAGGAGAGCTACGATGCGCTGAGCCAAGAGTGGGGAGAGGGCAGCGAGGACCAGTTCCTGGAGCTGATGATGAAGGACGGCTGCTTCATGCTTGAGATCATGAGGGCCGCCACGATAGGGAAGGAGAACAATGACTACGCGCCTAATGACCCCATCTTCAGCTTCCACAGGCTGGAATACATAACGCCGTACATAAGACGGGACATGCTGATGCTGGAGAATCAGCTGCCGATGCTAGTGCTGTATCAACTGGTCGCCGTCGACAGCAATGGCGAGGAG CGTGATGAATACATCAACAGGACCAACAACCTCGTCCTCAGTTTCTACTCTCTCGACACGAGCATCACGGAGATGGGCAGATGCCTGCACGTCGTGGACGTCTTCAGGAAAGGCCGGCTGAGGGAGCCCAAGAAGGTCCagcacaagaaaaaaaatgtgggGCCTGAGGCTGGCGAG GGTGACAAAAGCTCCCTCGACACGTGCATCCCGGGGATGGGGCATGTCCTAGACGCCTTCAGGAAGTGCCTACCGAAGAAATCCACGGAGGTCCAGCATGAGATAATCCGGTCGGCCACCGAGCTCAAGAATACCGGTATCCAGTTCAGGAAGAGCCTGACCTGCAGTCTCAAGGACATCTCCTTTGCCAGAGGGGTGCTAAAGCTCCCCGCTATCATGGTGGATGACACCACCGAGTCCGAGTTCCTCAACCTCATGACTTTCGAGCGCTTACACATTGGGACTGAGAACGAGATCACATCCTACACCAAGTTCATGGACAACATCATCAACAATGAGCAGGATGTCGCGCTCCTCCACGCCCAAGGCATCATCCAGAATGCCATCGGGTGTGATAATGCAGTCGCTGAACTATTCAACTCGCTGTGCAGGGAAGTGGCGGTCGGACCCCACAGTACCCTTGACGCCGTGCAGAAGAAAATCAGTGAGTACTGCGAGAAGCCCTGGAACAGGTGGAGGGCTAATCTCAGTCACACCTACTTCAGTAGTCCTTGGAGTTCATTGTCTGTCATTGCCGCCATCTTCCTCTTCGCACTCACCATAATTCAGACCATTTTTGTCGTGCTCACCTACTATTGA